The Apium graveolens cultivar Ventura chromosome 3, ASM990537v1, whole genome shotgun sequence sequence tatgtccgttttcattttcatcgtcggctccgcttatggattctacggttttctaatcgcgcagccttggctccgatatttttataaaattgaaaaattattattttcactttaaatttttataaaagtTCAGTAACTCTATctaatactctctgtaaaaatttcatgatttatgaacatttttaagttgattctttttatttccaaagttcgttattcgtagcagtttttgtcgcataaatgacttttagtaaaacgaccataatgtttgatccgtaaatcggaatcaagcgattcaagcgcctaaatgatccttataacattttctatcataatcaagtgttatTTTTAAAGAAACTACAATTTatatcttcgggactttctgcagaaacttaatgttacaTTTTGTTCGATTTAGCACTACTAGAAATTTGTCAATAGACACCgcttattagccgatgtctatttaaaatccaagcgatgtctttgcatgtgatgagaaaggtaggtgcattacacatcgcttattagccgatgtctatacACAGTTTAGACATCGTTTTTCTTAACAATGTGATGTATTTTTCTTCAATGTATACCTTCACTATGGTTTCAGTTATTCATTCATATGTCATGTATATCATTTTAAACTTATCACATATAAAGCAATATGATACATTAACATCGAAAAACTTGTTAAACTGATGTGTAACTTAACATATTACATCAGTCTTTTATCAGAAGCGATGTCATACCTTTCTTTTTTTAATGAAACTGATGTCTTTGTGTGTGTTTAACATCAGTTCTTTCAAAATGTGATATCTATTATATTATTTTACATAAGTCATTTCTTGTGAGCTGATATATGTGCCTGCTTATGACATCAGTTTATTGTATGAAATATCTTATTTGACTATATTTTATATCAGTTATTTTGTTCATGAAGTgatgtttgtttattttttttattcatgaATCCCCTGTTTCAATCAAATGCCCAAAACCCAAACAAGAGTCATCCAAAAACATACCAACTGccattttaccattccaaaactAACCAAACCAAAACAAACGCAAAAACAAACATACATTCATTGATTTACCATAGATTATACCAATTACGTACATATATCCACCACCAACCAAACTTCATAATCCAAACAAACTACATAACTGTAAAAGCAAGTACTAGACATCCACCATCGATCATTTACATAGTTCATCCCAAACAGAAATACATCTGCTAAACCAGCTGAAGCTCTTCTAAAATTTAACAGCTGCTAAACCAGCTGAAGCTCTATATAAATTAAACATGAGTTGAGATGAAACCTCGGCAGCAGCAAATCTCATCTTTGCTTCATCTAGCTCTTTCTGTGATCCCCTGGACGATACCCAGATAGACTGCAACagaagtttttaaaaaaaaacatgaGCTTTACTAGACTATTCACAATGTAAACATATCAACCATTCCAAATATTGCATATTGGAAACCTAACCAGAACACAGTCATAGGCAAAGGCTCTGCAGAATCAACCATGTTGTACTCGACAGCAACAGATTTGCGGTGTGTCTCTACTATTCCTGCCACAGCCATAGAAATGGCTGAGAGAATGAGTCCAACTCCTATTCTTTGGAGGTGTGTGACTCCAGTGGGAATCCCTGTGAACTTTCGGAGAATTGGAACACAGACACGATCATATATTGGGATCAATATAAACATAAACACTAGTGGAATGCCAGGGATTGAAGATCCAGGGACTTGAAAACCAAGAAGATTTCTGTCCATCGTATTACTCTGTTGAATGCTGAAAGTTTGGAGTTGAGCCAAACATGTATTCATGAAGATAGTGCTTAAAATTATCGAGAGCATCCGAATTAAAATTTTTGTTTCCTCGACTTGTGTCACAGTACATATTTTCCAGGGTCCCGGATTGTTAACAGTAGATGAATTTGTAGTCACAATAACTGCTGCGTGATCCAAGAACCTGCAATATAGAGAGATTAAATTTTCCGAACACTAAGAATCTCCACTAGCTAGCTAAGATGAATAAGAGTAGGCACCTGAATTGATTTGTTCTGTGAAGAGTCTCAGATTGTTTATCATGAACCTTGTAGAATCCTACTGCGTTTTCTAGCAGTGAAAGATTACGGTTACTAATTGCAGCCACAAATACCTAGTTTTAGAAAAAAGCATTTGAAGTCATGAATTAGCCCCATCAAAATAATGGACATCAAAGTATATCTATCTGCAATTACAATGACCATGCATACATCCTGTGTAATTGTACAAAATGGTGCACAACTGCATTATTCGACTGAGTGGGCTTCCTTTTGGGACATTGTTCCTGTAGAGTGATTTTCCCATGCACAGGAACAAGATTGCGATTGCTACTGCAAAAGTAGACACCCCAAAT is a genomic window containing:
- the LOC141715104 gene encoding protein NRT1/ PTR FAMILY 4.5-like; protein product: MLKILLINQCEAADSSQAAVLYTGLYLVAFGAGGLKAALPSLGADQFDESDPEESNTLSSFFNWFLFFVVTGAIFGVTFLVWISENEGWNWGFGVSTFAVAIAILFLCMGKSLYRNNVPKGSPLSRIMQVFVAAISNRNLSLLENAVGFYKVHDKQSETLHRTNQFRFLDHAAVIVTTNSSTVNNPGPWKICTVTQVEETKILIRMLSIILSTIFMNTCLAQLQTFSIQQSNTMDRNLLGFQVPGSSIPGIPLVFMFILIPIYDRVCVPILRKFTGIPTGVTHLQRIGVGLILSAISMAVAGIVETHRKSVAVEYNMVDSAEPLPMTVFWLGFQYAIFGMVDMFTL